TAATATTATTTGAAAGAATACTATCTAAAACCAGAAACCCTGTAATTTGTGGTTGTTGCCGAAATATTGGAAATCTACCTCCAATTGGGGAAATATTAAATAATACAGAAAATAATAATTGCGCTAACATTGCACCCCAGAAAGGAGGGACCGCATATGTAGCAATTCCTAATATTCTCACAATATAATCAGTCTTTTTACCTTTATTTCTTAAGCCAATTAATCCCAATGGGAATCCTATTAGCGTGGCACATAATATTGAAAAGAATCCAAGCTCAAGACTTGCAGGCAATGACTTAATAATAATATTGAGGACTGGCTCCTGGGTACTAAGAGATTGGCCGAAATCTAAGTGCAATATATTTTTAATATATGAAAAATATTGACTTATTAAAGGTTCATTTAGCCCCAATTTATTTCTTAGAAATTCCCTTGAAACCTCATCTGCACCAGATCCAAGTATTGCATCGACAGGATCGCCGGGGGCAACTCTCAATAAAATAAATACTAATGAAGAAATTATCCATAGCATTATCGGTATTAATGAAATTTTTAATAAGGAATAATTTAGTAATTTATTTAAATTTCTACTCATCAATTAACTCTAGATCACTCAATGAAATTATTCCTGCACCATTAAAAATAGGTTTTGATATTTTATTTTGAGACCATGCTTTTTGAGAGGATATCCAAATAGGAATATAAGGGATTGAATTTGCTGCTATTTTTTCAATTTCAACAAGTTTTTCTAATCTTTTATTTCCACTTATTTTTTCACTCTCAAGAAATAAACTTTCCACTTTATTTGATCCCCAAAAACTACCGCTGTAAACCGATTCTCCTTTTTTACATATGCCATCAACTATTTCATTACAACTTAAAAGAGGTGTGAGATATGCTTCTGGATCTGAATAAGCACCAGTCCAATCGAGAATAACTGCTGTATAAATCCCTAAACTTAGATTCTTATAAACTGTTGTAGATTCAACCCCATTAAGTTCAATGTCAATACAATCTTTCAAAGAACTTTTAATTTCTTCTTGCCATGTCAGAGCAATAAGCTTATCAGCTGGTACATTCGATCTATAAGTAAGGGGTATTTTTAGAATACTTCCATTGCAATAATTTTCTTTTTGCAATAACCTTCTCGCTTCTAAATAATCATATTTAGGCCACAGTTCTTGATTATCTTTTTTGAATATCGGAGGAACAATTGATCTAGAGGGCTTCCTTAATCCATAACTTACTTTCTCACTAATCAATTTTCTATTAAGACTTTTTGCCAAAGCCAGTCTTAAATTAAGATTACTCAAGGGATAAGAACTAGTTTTGAGGCTTATAAAACTTAATTCGGTGAAAGGGCTATTTCCTTCATTAAACTGTTTATTTTTGCTTAAATCATTTAAACTTTTTCTCTGACTATCATCAATTGAATTTGATAAAAGCACGTCAATTTGTTTACTTTTTAAAGCCCCAAAAAGAGAGGATGAATTTGAATAACCCACAAAATTAACACCGTTATTTAAGGGCTTTTCCCCCCAATAATTCAAATATGGATCAATTGATTGAACTTCATTAGAAAAACTGGTCAGCACATACTTGCCGGTACCAACAAATTTTTCATTTAGAAACTTATCAGAATATTGTTTGTAAAATGTAGGAGATATTGGAGTTAAATTTACTGATGTAAGTAAACCATTTAAAGAACTTGATGGTTTATTCAAATTTATTATGACTGAATATTCACTTGGCGTTTCTATTGATTTAATCTTATTTCCTAAAATATAGTTCATCGTTCCAATTCTTTTGAATCTATCAAAGGTAAACTTCATAGCATTTGAATTAAATGCAGTTCCATCGTGAAAAAAAACATTCTTTCTTAAATTGATTGTTATTTGAAGTCTATCCTTTGAAATAACTGGCATCCCCGAGGCCAATTCAGGTATTAATTCTCCGTTAGAATTTAATTCATATAATGTGTCTCCAAGAGAACTGATTAATTGAATTGCTTTAAGAGTATTTGCTCTAGCTGGATCTAAAGATTCAATTTTTCCAGAACTTGCTACTATGATTTTTTTAGATATTCTTTTTGAGCCGCAAGAATTCTGTAAAAAAGAAATTAAAATTATAAATATTGATAAAACAATTTTTTTTTTCATATTTCCTTAGTTCTTAATTATTCTGAAGAATTATTTGAGCAGAAAATTTGTAAGGTTATTTGACTAATTTCTAAAGCAAATGTTTTTTTAGAATTACAAGCAAAAGGCCACTCTCTCACCCAACAAATTTCTTTACCTCTATTTAAACCAATTACTTGAAAAGTCCTATTGCTATTTTTAATTTTCACACAAGCACCTTTATAAAGGTTTTCAGAAGAAATAAAATTATTATTTTCATTATAATTATCTAATAGTTTTGAATGAATCATTAATGTGCTAAAACCAAATACTTACTTTCTTCGGTTTACCAAGCTATAAAGAAAATTGCAAACTATTTTTTTAAATACAACTTAATTGACTTGCAATAATTTTGACTTCACTTAGCGAATTTATTTCATCTTTCGATCTTTCAAAATCTCCATTATTCACCTCATGAGTAATAACGACAATTTCAGCTTTGTCCTCACTAGCATCAAGTTGAACAATTGATTCAATTGATACTTTATTCTTTCCAAAAATATCTCCAATCTTTCCTATGACGCCTGGACTATCAAAACAAATAATTCTAAGGTAATTTTTTTTATTTATTTGTGAATAACTTATTATATGGCAGTTTCTCCAGAAATCAAAAGATAATAATGGATCGGTTGAATTATTATTTTTTACTGAGGCAGCATGCAGATTTAATATATCTGATACTACTGATGCTGCAGTTGGGCCACTCCCTGCACCTGGACCATATAACATTATTTCTCCAAGAGGATCAGCCTCAATCAATAAGGCATTATTAACTCCCTTAACTGTTGACAATGGATGAGATTTTGGAATCAAAGAAGGTCCTACCCAAATATTTAAAGCGAGTGAATCATTACTATTAATTTGTCCCCTTTCGGAGAGCGCTAAAAGTTTTATTTCAAACCCTAATTTATTGGCATATTCGATATCCTTTAGATTAATTTTACTAATGCCCTCAGAATGAATCTCCTCTCTTTTAATTTTCCCTCCAAATGCAAGTTCACTAAGAATTGAAATCTTATCAGCAGCATCATGGCCCTCAACATCTGCAGTTGGATCAAATTCTGCATACCCAAGGCTTTGGGCCAATTTTAAGGTCTTCTTGTAATCAGCTTTTTCATTTGTCATCTTTGAAAGAATAAAATTTGTTGTGCCATTTATTATCCCAACCATTTTTTTTATGCTGTTACTTTTTAATGATCTTTTTAAGGGTTCAATTATAGGAATCCCCCCGCAAACTGCCGCCTCTGACAATACATAAAGTCCCTCTTTAGATGCAGTTTTATATATTTCTTCTCCATATCTTGCAATGACTGCTTTATTTGCTGTAACAACAGATTTACCAAATTTTAATGATTGCAGAATAATATCTTTCGCCAAATCAACCCCACCCATTACTTCAACAATTACATCTATAGAGGGGTCATAAATTAATTTAAATGGATCATCAGTTAATAAATTTTTATTTAGCTCAATATCCCTTTTTTTATTAAGATCTCTAACTGCTATTTTTGCAATTTCTATTTCTTTTAGAATTGGATGAGAATCAACTTCAGAACTTAATATTTTATAAATCCCTGAACCTACAGTTCCAAAACCTATAATCCCAATTTTGCATTTTCTCATTTTTTATCTCTTTTAACTTTGAGTTTAATTTTATATTATTAGGCCTACAAAAATTCATTTGCTTGAGACTGCATTTTCAACAATATGTTTAAAAAACCATTTGATCGAGAAGGAGTTAAGCTTGATCTCAAACCAGTATCTTCAATAAATTTCTTATCTATTTTAATAACCTCATTTGGTGTTAATTCATTTAACCCAGTAATTAAAAATGCTAACAAACCCTTGGTTATTAGGGCATCAGAATATCCTTCCCAAAATAATTTACCACCTTTAATATTTGCCTTAACAAAAACTTCTGAAACGCATCCCTTAACTTTATTTTCTTCAACAAGGATTTCATTATCTGGTTCTTTCAATTTTTTACCTAACCACAAAATGTATTCATATTTTCTTTTTGGATCATCTGATTTCTTCAACTTTTCTACTAATCTTGATAAATTATTGTATTTTTCCTGATTTTCCATTTCTTTAAAACTATAAATTAATCACTTTATGAATCTTCTATTATACAAATATTTCTTTTTCTGTGATAAAGCCCGATAAAGGAATATCCCACTCAGCTCTGCTTAATGGAACCGTACTTACACAATTAGAAGTTAATACTCCAATGCATGGAACATTTCTCCAAGCATTATCTCTCCTTAATTTATCAAAATAACCTCCTCCATAACCTAATCTTATTAAATTTTTATCAACGGAAAGACATGGTACAAATATCATGCTTATTTGCAAATGACTTAATGGAGAAGAGTTATTTGGACTTAGTATCCCCTCAAAGTCTTTAGTAAGAGGTTTTTCGTCCCATGGATAAAATAACAACTCTTTTTTATCTTCACATCTAGGCAAAGCTAAAGTAAATTTTTTCTTAAGACTTCTTATATCAACTTCATTTTTAAGAGGCCAATATATGGCTATATAACCAATATTTTTAAAACCCTTAATTAATGAATCAATATATAATTTTACATTTTTTTCTACATTTTCTCTTTGATTAAGAGAAATCCCATCTCTTAGTTTTCTAAACCTATCCCTTTCCAATTTCTTATTTTCAAAGATCGTCATATTAAATTTTCAGTTAAAGCCATCCTCATTTAGTTTTGTGAGTGCTATAGCCAATGCATCTGCTGAATCATCAGGTTTTGGAGGTTTGTCAAGATCTAAGTTATACATAACAGCATCAAGAATATCTTTCTTAGATGCCTTTCCAGAACCAGCAATTGTTAATTTTATCTGAGCAGGTGAGTACTCACTAACATCAATTTTTTTAGAGGCCAATACCATCATAATCACACCTCTGGCCTGCACCACACTAATGGTAGTGCTTGACCTGTAAAAGAAAAATTTTTCTACTGCCGCTGCAGTTGGGTTCCAATGATTTATTAATTCATTAAGATCTTGGAATATCTCATAAAGTCTATCTTCTTCTTTTTTATCTTTACCTGTCTCAATAACACCACAATCTAATATTATCTTTCTTTCATTTTCTATCTCAATTATTCCATAACCAACTCTAGCTAATCCAGGGTCAATCCCAATTATTCTCACTTTTATTATGCTTCAGCAGATAATTGAAATTTTGAAAGATTTTCTTTTTCATCTAAATCAAATACTTTACAAAAAGCTTGAATAACTCTTTCACCTGAATCAACTTGTTCTAAGGGATCTTTTCTAAGTCTATGTCTTAAAGAACAAGATATAACCCTTGCTATGTCATCCTCTTGCACTTCAGTTCTGCCCTCAAATGCTGCAATTGCCCTGGCAGACCTATTTGTAACAATATCTCCACGTAAACCATCCACATCTAGTTCTCCGCAGATTGCAGAAATATTTAATCTTAAGTCATCGTCCATTTGGACAGAATTTAATATTTCTTGTGCATTAATAACTTTTTGTTGAAGTTCATCCTGTTGTTTCTCTACACTCAATGAAAACTCATCAGGATTATCATCAAAAGAAGTTCTTTGATCAACTACTTGGACTCTTAATTCAGCATCTCTAACTGTCTTAACTTCAACACTCATTCCAAATCTGTCCAATAATTGAGGCCTTAATTCACCTTCTTCTGGATTTCCTGAACCAATAAGGACAAACCTCGCAGGGTGTCGAACTGAGACCCCCTCCCTTTCAACTGTATTCCATCCGGAAGCAGCAGAATCTAGAAGTACATCAACTAAATGATCATCAAGTAAATTCACTTCATCAACGTATAGTAAACCCCTATTAGCTTTTGCTAATAGACCTGGTTCGAATGCCTTAACACCTTCGCTCAAAGCCTTCTCTATATCAATGGTTCCACAAAGCCTGTCTTCAGTAGCACCTAAAGGCAAGTCAACCATAGGTACTTGTTTTTGAATACTCTCTAGATTTTCTCCTTGGGTA
This window of the Prochlorococcus marinus XMU1410 genome carries:
- a CDS encoding ABC transporter permease; the protein is MSRNLNKLLNYSLLKISLIPIMLWIISSLVFILLRVAPGDPVDAILGSGADEVSREFLRNKLGLNEPLISQYFSYIKNILHLDFGQSLSTQEPVLNIIIKSLPASLELGFFSILCATLIGFPLGLIGLRNKGKKTDYIVRILGIATYAVPPFWGAMLAQLLFSVLFNISPIGGRFPIFRQQPQITGFLVLDSILSNNIIALKDSLYHLALPSITLGFLLSGIFSRSLRVNLDKTLKSDYVNAAICRGISRKKIFLNHALPNALLPIVTISGLTMASLAGGALLFEVTFSWPGIALRLHEAISQRDYTLVQGIVIFTSMLIVSLNLIVDILIAYLDPRIEY
- a CDS encoding ABC transporter substrate-binding protein, coding for MKKKIVLSIFIILISFLQNSCGSKRISKKIIVASSGKIESLDPARANTLKAIQLISSLGDTLYELNSNGELIPELASGMPVISKDRLQITINLRKNVFFHDGTAFNSNAMKFTFDRFKRIGTMNYILGNKIKSIETPSEYSVIINLNKPSSSLNGLLTSVNLTPISPTFYKQYSDKFLNEKFVGTGKYVLTSFSNEVQSIDPYLNYWGEKPLNNGVNFVGYSNSSSLFGALKSKQIDVLLSNSIDDSQRKSLNDLSKNKQFNEGNSPFTELSFISLKTSSYPLSNLNLRLALAKSLNRKLISEKVSYGLRKPSRSIVPPIFKKDNQELWPKYDYLEARRLLQKENYCNGSILKIPLTYRSNVPADKLIALTWQEEIKSSLKDCIDIELNGVESTTVYKNLSLGIYTAVILDWTGAYSDPEAYLTPLLSCNEIVDGICKKGESVYSGSFWGSNKVESLFLESEKISGNKRLEKLVEIEKIAANSIPYIPIWISSQKAWSQNKISKPIFNGAGIISLSDLELIDE
- a CDS encoding homoserine dehydrogenase; its protein translation is MRKCKIGIIGFGTVGSGIYKILSSEVDSHPILKEIEIAKIAVRDLNKKRDIELNKNLLTDDPFKLIYDPSIDVIVEVMGGVDLAKDIILQSLKFGKSVVTANKAVIARYGEEIYKTASKEGLYVLSEAAVCGGIPIIEPLKRSLKSNSIKKMVGIINGTTNFILSKMTNEKADYKKTLKLAQSLGYAEFDPTADVEGHDAADKISILSELAFGGKIKREEIHSEGISKINLKDIEYANKLGFEIKLLALSERGQINSNDSLALNIWVGPSLIPKSHPLSTVKGVNNALLIEADPLGEIMLYGPGAGSGPTAASVVSDILNLHAASVKNNNSTDPLLSFDFWRNCHIISYSQINKKNYLRIICFDSPGVIGKIGDIFGKNKVSIESIVQLDASEDKAEIVVITHEVNNGDFERSKDEINSLSEVKIIASQLSCI
- a CDS encoding SufE family protein, which gives rise to MENQEKYNNLSRLVEKLKKSDDPKRKYEYILWLGKKLKEPDNEILVEENKVKGCVSEVFVKANIKGGKLFWEGYSDALITKGLLAFLITGLNELTPNEVIKIDKKFIEDTGLRSSLTPSRSNGFLNILLKMQSQANEFL
- a CDS encoding 5-formyltetrahydrofolate cyclo-ligase — encoded protein: MTIFENKKLERDRFRKLRDGISLNQRENVEKNVKLYIDSLIKGFKNIGYIAIYWPLKNEVDIRSLKKKFTLALPRCEDKKELLFYPWDEKPLTKDFEGILSPNNSSPLSHLQISMIFVPCLSVDKNLIRLGYGGGYFDKLRRDNAWRNVPCIGVLTSNCVSTVPLSRAEWDIPLSGFITEKEIFV
- the ruvC gene encoding crossover junction endodeoxyribonuclease RuvC, with the translated sequence MRIIGIDPGLARVGYGIIEIENERKIILDCGVIETGKDKKEEDRLYEIFQDLNELINHWNPTAAAVEKFFFYRSSTTISVVQARGVIMMVLASKKIDVSEYSPAQIKLTIAGSGKASKKDILDAVMYNLDLDKPPKPDDSADALAIALTKLNEDGFN
- the bchI gene encoding magnesium chelatase ATPase subunit I; translated protein: MPTTKKRRVFPFTAVIGQEEMKLALLLNVIDPRIGGVMIMGDRGTGKSTTIRALADLLPAIDVVKDDPYNSSLVDPDLQSKEVLEKITQGENLESIQKQVPMVDLPLGATEDRLCGTIDIEKALSEGVKAFEPGLLAKANRGLLYVDEVNLLDDHLVDVLLDSAASGWNTVEREGVSVRHPARFVLIGSGNPEEGELRPQLLDRFGMSVEVKTVRDAELRVQVVDQRTSFDDNPDEFSLSVEKQQDELQQKVINAQEILNSVQMDDDLRLNISAICGELDVDGLRGDIVTNRSARAIAAFEGRTEVQEDDIARVISCSLRHRLRKDPLEQVDSGERVIQAFCKVFDLDEKENLSKFQLSAEA